Sequence from the Mugil cephalus isolate CIBA_MC_2020 chromosome 20, CIBA_Mcephalus_1.1, whole genome shotgun sequence genome:
AAGCTGCACGGTATATTTAAGTATTCTCCAGTGGGGACCCGTGTGCATACTCTGCACTCCACCTGGATCCAAGCAAACAACCcaagtgtgtctttttttactgAAGATATTTCATTCTGACagtgttttttatcttttgtggCACAATATTTATTCAAAGTCTAACAAAGAGACATTAAGGTACTATACAGCatttctctgtgtgcatgtacaaaaaataacattttagtccttatatatatgtgtgtgtgtgtatatgaatCTTTTAGTTTagtgtttgcatgtgaaatgatatttaaaagtttgtttttaatagatGCACAATTATGAGCTTTAAGTTGATCTCTTTACAAAGTAGGAAGAGCGGGGGAACTCTCGCCGAGAAAAGCAGTTTGCACCAGTGTTTAAAGGGGATTCCTGGTGGACACCTATCAgtttacagcacacacacactcactcgtTCCAACGCACACACTCCTCCCCGCTTCCAGTCACGACAAACTGTTGGTGCATTGCAGCTATGTGATAAAATGCTTtcaaactggactggactgtcTCTGTATTCAGGGCAACAAGGTGtaaagagggggagggaggagaaagggaaacGGGCACAGAGAAAATCAACTTGGGCAACTCTCGAGGATTCGCAGTTTCACCGGAATTACCACAAACCCTTTCCATCAGAAATCTTTATTCTTTGTGATCACGCTTCCAAAACTTGGGCCTTTGTTAATTCAAAGTTTTTTataccaaacaaacaaaagaaaagtgaatcAACAGCTAGCTAACTTCGATGGGCCACACATCCATTCAACGTCTAATTCACAACTAAATGATGATAAGTGACTCTGAAAAACAACCACATGATGCCATGAAGCCTGAGatatacttttttatatatatatatttatatatatatatgtgtgtgtatttccagGTGGTGAGAGTTACTAAGTGGTCTGTTATCTTTTTTGCACTTTTACACAGCACTCTCTAGTGGGCAAGTTCTGGATCTGCAGTGTAAACATGTCAAAACACATCCGGTGGAGCACTCACAATCAAACAAATAGAAATAACGAAGCTTCCTTGGAGTTGGCTGTATTCATCAGGAGCATGCCTTAGAATTTAGCTGGATACAGCAGTGGGAGGGGGTTAATGAGGGGAGGGTGATGGAAGTGAGTCATATTAAATCTTTGAGTGGGGCTCACGGCTGGTACCTGTTCTGTAGGACTTTGTATTTAAAGTATGATTTGgcattttttggattttttctttttttttttttttttgctgaggaAACAGTAGCTTGTTTCAAAGTGTGTTTTTCCAAACTTTCAGCCTACTGATACTGGGACACTGGGACAGTTACATAAGACCTTACGAGCGTCATCCTTTAACATTGTGGAGGCAAGGTCAGCATTCGGATTTTCCGTCTTTCCATAGAGGTCAGGGCTCAGTCCTCCACTTCACCTTCACATCCATCTCACTTTTGCAAGCTAAGAAATCCACCATCAGAGTGGTCCACCACCAAGATTTGTcagtgcgcgcacacacacacggcttgCTTCAATGCCCATATGGAACGTTATACAGAGAAATACATATTTTCTAACCTGCAGAatatgaggcaaaaaaaaaatggttaaaaagaGCTTAATTCAAACATGtcacatgtgttttttatgtggtCACTaaacagctaaacaaaaaaaagaaagaaagaaagaaagaaaaaaaaggtgggaAGCTTATCATTGGAGGAACAAAATACTTCTTAACACAGTATTGAGTTTGTGCCAAAGGCTGGCAAATTTATAgactcaaacaaaaacagtaagaACAGTTAAGAGGTGAATTAGAATTAGCATACCCACTCCGCTCTTTAGACTCCGACCCTTGAACCCTGAcctctgcttgtttcactgGTTGTCAACAACCAAAACCGACAAGCGTACAAAACtaagagagaaaaagaataaaaaggctCTATTTCTTCACCGGATTGCTTCAGGTGTCAGGCACACGAGGAAACATTACATGTGTTTGTTAGAAGGAAAAATACATGcatctgttaaataaaaaaatgggaTAGCTAGCATGCAAAGTTAATCCATTTTCGAAAGCGAAGGTTTGGTTGGCTACCCAAACACAAAGGCTTTTTATAGcacccaacaaaaaaaatgctactCCTGAAGCTGGTGGAATTGACCTGCTGCAATGCACTTGAATAGATTtccactttttctgttttattcacatACAAGGGAGCTGGTATTTGACTATTTCAGCCTTaggatttacattttttttttatttcatcttaggcattcatttccatttgtttcttcACATCATTAATTCCCCAACCCCAAAGTCCCACACAGTCCAATGCGAATAtgcaagagaaagaggagggcgTGTGTTTTTCGAAAAACTTGGTGGCGTGTTATTATTTCTTCTGCACTTGTGTCCTTAAGCTGCCTTATCAAACAATGACCCCCTATCTCCCACTATCTGCATCATTCTCACAGTACCTAAATGCATTTCTCCTGAATCTcctgaggaaaaagaaaaaacaaacattaatctTCTCTGATCGGGCTCCTCAACAATAAAAGCGTTCTGACAAAATCCAGGCTGGCTTCCACCAGACCCcgttctcttctcctcctctttcccctcaCTTCCTCTGCTCGGGTTATTTTGTGTCTCTCAGTTCTTTCGATAACGATTCTTTGGCTTCTCACCGCAGCCAGTGGCCTCGCAGGAGGACAGGCCAGGCTGTTTGCCAGAGTTAATGCTGCTCAGAAGGGCAGGCAGCTCATTGGTGATCGCCTTCTCAATTTTTTCCAGCAGGCAGCCTCCGATGTAGGAGCACTGAGCTGACAGAGCCTTGAAGTTGGTGATTGGGTTGATGCCAAAGAAGTCACGGTAAGCGTCGCGGTTCGGCAGGTCAAACTTGCTGACGTTGGTCTTGGCCAGGATGGACTTGAAGATATAGAACTTGTCTGGGTCGTCCACGATCTCCTTGAAGACCAGCTCGGGGTCACTGAAGAAGctcattttctctttgaagGTTTGGACGTAGCGGTCGACCAGCAGGCCGTGGATGCGTACCCGGATGCCATGCTGGCGGATGAAGGCGATCTTGTTCTCCATGCGGTTCTCAATCACCTGGTTGAGATCTTCCAGGAGTGAGATCTCCTCTCGCTTGAAGAGCTCACGGCTAGTGTCAGGTGCGTAGTCATACGGCCAGAAGGAGCTGACGTAGACGCGGGGGGGTTCAGTCACATTGATGAGGGGAGCCAAGCTCCAAAAGAGCGCTCCATAGACTCTCATTAAGTCCTGGGTGGCCAGGTTGTCGGCTTTGTTTAGGATGATGCGGATTTGAGACTCGCGACCCTTCAGCTGCCTGAAGAGCATCTCCAGCTCAAGGCCAACGTCCAGCTTGGTGGGGTCAAACACCACAAAAATAAGGTCTGCACGGTCAATGAACCACTGGCACACATCATTGAAGGGATAGCCTGGTAGGAAGCAGAAAGTAGGTGTTACAAACAAATATGAAGGTGCCTTCCAATTTTAATTCAAGCATGGAGCTTCCCCTTTTACCTCTCTCCTGCTGCTTCCGATTCTCGATGATTCCAGGTGTGTCCACAAAAGTCACACGTTCCAGCAGCTTGTGGGGCATCTCGATACCGATCAGCTTCTCCAAGAAGTTCTGGCCGAACTTCTCCAAGGGAGAGAAGGAGCGGGAGCTGTCCGCCGCCATGACAATGCCCTCAACGGAGCGGATCTTTTCTCCGTGCATGATGACGGTAAACTCAGAGGTAGTAGGCTCAGCTCCTGCAGGTTCAAGCGTGAAAGTTGAGCACGTTCAGCGTTTTCATTGCCAATTTAGAAACGGGAAGCGAGGACCGTACCTGTGTAGAGCTGATACGGGCTGTCGCTCAAGCCCAGGAGGTAATTGATCATGGAGGACTTTCCTACGCTCCACGGTCCCAGGAACAGCACCATGGGCTTGGAGGTAATCTCACCATCTGTCGGGCAAGGGGATGCAACAGT
This genomic interval carries:
- the srl gene encoding sarcalumenin isoform X2 is translated as MKGTVSICCFLSLLFLQATAEEQDFTSVLRDRSHIDETLRLAADEKAADYAAAIQRLRKIYHSSIKPMEQAYKYNELRQHEISDGEITSKPMVLFLGPWSVGKSSMINYLLGLSDSPYQLYTGAEPTTSEFTVIMHGEKIRSVEGIVMAADSSRSFSPLEKFGQNFLEKLIGIEMPHKLLERVTFVDTPGIIENRKQQERGYPFNDVCQWFIDRADLIFVVFDPTKLDVGLELEMLFRQLKGRESQIRIILNKADNLATQDLMRVYGALFWSLAPLINVTEPPRVYVSSFWPYDYAPDTSRELFKREEISLLEDLNQVIENRMENKIAFIRQHGIRVRIHGLLVDRYVQTFKEKMSFFSDPELVFKEIVDDPDKFYIFKSILAKTNVSKFDLPNRDAYRDFFGINPITNFKALSAQCSYIGGCLLEKIEKAITNELPALLSSINSGKQPGLSSCEATGCGEKPKNRYRKN
- the srl gene encoding sarcalumenin isoform X1, yielding MKGTVSICCFLSLLFLQATAEEQDFTSVLRDRSHIDETLRLAADEKAADYAAAIQRLRKIYHSSIKPMEQAYKYNELRQHEISAYPGRTLGDSATDGEITSKPMVLFLGPWSVGKSSMINYLLGLSDSPYQLYTGAEPTTSEFTVIMHGEKIRSVEGIVMAADSSRSFSPLEKFGQNFLEKLIGIEMPHKLLERVTFVDTPGIIENRKQQERGYPFNDVCQWFIDRADLIFVVFDPTKLDVGLELEMLFRQLKGRESQIRIILNKADNLATQDLMRVYGALFWSLAPLINVTEPPRVYVSSFWPYDYAPDTSRELFKREEISLLEDLNQVIENRMENKIAFIRQHGIRVRIHGLLVDRYVQTFKEKMSFFSDPELVFKEIVDDPDKFYIFKSILAKTNVSKFDLPNRDAYRDFFGINPITNFKALSAQCSYIGGCLLEKIEKAITNELPALLSSINSGKQPGLSSCEATGCGEKPKNRYRKN